Proteins from a single region of Lysinibacillus sp. JNUCC-52:
- a CDS encoding bifunctional folylpolyglutamate synthase/dihydrofolate synthase, whose protein sequence is MFTTIKACTDFIFTLKAVDHKREPLVMMREVLARLGDPQNKLRTIHLAGSNGKGSTVNVLREMLENAGYRVGAFTSPHLTRVNERMTINGMQISDEQFLQYMNNIASIIEAHYNGDYPSFFEVVTLIMFQYFAEEGVDFALIETGLGGRLDATNVITPLVSIITTISLEHTAFLGDTYAKVAFEKAGIIKEGVPVVVGVKNDEALAVIQKVAQQRQAKCFVLGYDFHVVAQNQRVGMQSFNYRNANVELTGIQLKMAGEHQIANASLAITAMDILREQGHIQLTEQAMLQALQTAQWAGRFEQFINNIVLDGAHNSEGTAALIQTLQTVYPHHHYHFIYAALSDKDHANSIALMDAVATSMSFTQIGLPNAMPAEKLAMLSTHINKQYDANWQAIVQAVIQSREPQDIVVITGSLYFIAEVRQWLKEETR, encoded by the coding sequence TTGTTTACAACGATAAAAGCATGTACAGATTTTATTTTTACATTAAAAGCGGTTGATCATAAACGTGAGCCATTAGTAATGATGCGCGAAGTATTGGCTCGTTTAGGAGACCCGCAGAACAAGCTACGAACTATACATCTAGCAGGTTCCAATGGCAAAGGGTCTACTGTAAATGTATTGAGGGAGATGTTGGAGAATGCAGGTTATCGAGTAGGGGCTTTTACTTCTCCACATTTAACGCGTGTCAATGAACGGATGACGATTAACGGCATGCAAATTTCGGATGAGCAATTTTTACAATATATGAACAATATCGCTTCAATTATTGAAGCGCATTATAATGGGGACTATCCAAGCTTTTTTGAGGTCGTAACACTTATTATGTTCCAGTATTTTGCTGAAGAAGGAGTAGATTTTGCACTTATTGAAACAGGGCTTGGTGGGCGCTTAGATGCGACCAATGTAATCACACCACTTGTTTCAATTATTACGACAATTTCATTGGAGCATACAGCATTTTTAGGCGATACGTATGCGAAAGTTGCATTTGAAAAGGCAGGGATTATTAAAGAAGGAGTACCTGTTGTGGTGGGCGTTAAAAACGATGAGGCGCTTGCTGTTATTCAAAAAGTTGCACAACAACGTCAAGCCAAATGTTTTGTTTTAGGATACGATTTTCACGTCGTAGCACAAAATCAACGGGTTGGTATGCAATCCTTTAATTATCGTAACGCAAATGTTGAACTAACTGGTATTCAATTAAAAATGGCTGGAGAGCATCAAATTGCTAATGCCAGTCTTGCCATAACAGCAATGGATATTTTACGTGAGCAAGGACATATTCAACTAACAGAACAGGCTATGCTTCAGGCGCTACAAACTGCACAGTGGGCAGGCCGCTTTGAACAATTTATAAATAATATTGTGCTAGACGGTGCCCATAATTCAGAAGGAACCGCCGCATTGATTCAAACGCTTCAGACAGTTTATCCGCATCATCATTATCACTTTATTTATGCAGCGCTTTCTGATAAAGATCATGCAAATAGTATTGCATTAATGGATGCAGTGGCAACTTCTATGTCGTTTACACAAATTGGCTTGCCGAATGCCATGCCAGCTGAAAAATTAGCGATGTTATCAACACATATTAACAAACAATATGATGCGAATTGGCAGGCAATAGTCCAAGCCGTTATACAAAGCAGGGAGCCTCAGGATATTGTTGTTATTACTGGCTCACTTTATTTTATAGCGGAAGTTCGACAATGGTTGAAGGAGGAAACACGATGA
- a CDS encoding bifunctional folylpolyglutamate synthase/dihydrofolate synthase produces MIPQFDQYKKKWALASDDIIKPGLTAIEEALALVGNPERKLQIVHLAGTNGKGSTLTFLESIAQQHGLKVGKFMSPCILNVHDQIQVMSEPISKLEMDRVFQQMKSAGLSGKLTDFELLTVAAFLHFVHSDVDVAFIEAGMGGLLDSTNVVMPIVSIIPSIALEHTKFLGSTIESIAEHKAGIIKQNRPVVIGEVPLEAMAIINKVAKAKHAPILELSKQFTIEQMDDDECYTNKEKNICIANLTRKMKGPHQGNNMALAITAFFEVATALDVAINEESIRYGIKMASILGRFEEVMPYIIFDGAHNPASAEKLVETVRREFPDESITFVIGILGDKDVKEVLQYFEQISDRFYFVDFDNPRAMSAKNMVELSNAPHKAVLRDYIQFIQQQSENQCRTIVSGSLYLLTEVRSRLLQSNN; encoded by the coding sequence ATGATTCCTCAGTTTGATCAATATAAGAAAAAATGGGCATTAGCAAGTGATGATATCATTAAGCCTGGACTAACGGCTATTGAAGAAGCTTTAGCACTAGTGGGAAATCCAGAGAGAAAACTACAAATTGTGCATCTTGCAGGTACGAACGGCAAAGGCTCTACACTGACATTTTTAGAGTCGATTGCGCAACAACATGGTTTAAAAGTAGGGAAGTTTATGTCTCCTTGCATTTTAAATGTGCATGATCAAATTCAAGTAATGAGCGAGCCAATTTCTAAATTAGAGATGGATCGCGTTTTTCAACAAATGAAAAGTGCTGGACTTAGTGGGAAGCTGACAGATTTTGAGCTACTAACAGTTGCAGCATTTTTGCACTTTGTCCATAGCGATGTAGATGTGGCATTCATTGAAGCGGGTATGGGGGGCTTACTAGATAGTACTAATGTCGTAATGCCAATTGTCTCCATTATTCCAAGTATTGCGCTTGAACATACGAAATTTTTAGGATCGACAATTGAAAGTATTGCCGAGCATAAAGCAGGGATTATTAAGCAAAATCGTCCTGTTGTTATTGGTGAGGTACCGTTAGAGGCGATGGCCATAATTAATAAAGTTGCAAAAGCAAAGCATGCTCCAATTTTAGAGCTATCAAAACAATTTACAATTGAGCAAATGGATGATGATGAGTGTTATACAAATAAAGAAAAAAACATATGTATTGCCAATCTCACTCGTAAGATGAAAGGGCCACATCAGGGTAATAATATGGCATTAGCCATTACCGCTTTTTTTGAAGTAGCTACAGCATTAGACGTTGCCATCAACGAAGAAAGCATACGCTATGGTATTAAAATGGCAAGTATTTTAGGACGTTTTGAAGAAGTAATGCCTTATATTATTTTTGACGGTGCGCATAATCCAGCAAGTGCAGAAAAATTGGTAGAGACGGTCCGTCGAGAATTTCCTGATGAGTCCATTACGTTCGTTATAGGCATATTAGGTGATAAAGATGTAAAAGAAGTTTTGCAATACTTTGAGCAAATTAGCGATCGTTTTTATTTTGTTGATTTTGATAATCCGCGAGCTATGTCCGCAAAAAATATGGTAGAACTAAGTAATGCACCCCATAAAGCGGTTTTACGTGATTACATTCAATTTATACAACAGCAATCAGAAAACCAGTGCAGAACAATTGTATCGGGCTCTTTATATTTATTAACAGAGGTTCGTAGTAGGTTACTACAATCCAACAATTAG
- a CDS encoding Maf family protein, translating to MFETNHKLVLASASPRRKELLAMLDLPFEIVTSEVEETSVTATTMQDYVKGVALLKTRDVAQKVSNATIIGADTIVVFDNELLHKPKTREEAISHLTRLSGKRHAVMTAVAIIEPNGLETTFVEETAVVFHTLSQELIEAYVASGDSYDKAGGYGIQTVGTLLVERIEGDYNNVVGLPLAALFAQLVARRIIQFAKE from the coding sequence ATGTTTGAAACGAATCATAAATTAGTGCTTGCTTCCGCATCACCACGACGTAAAGAATTGCTTGCGATGCTAGACCTTCCGTTTGAAATTGTGACAAGTGAAGTAGAAGAGACAAGCGTAACCGCAACAACAATGCAAGATTATGTAAAAGGTGTGGCACTTTTAAAAACGCGGGATGTCGCTCAAAAAGTATCAAATGCAACGATTATTGGTGCGGATACGATTGTCGTCTTTGACAATGAGCTACTGCATAAGCCAAAAACACGTGAGGAAGCCATTTCTCACTTAACACGTTTATCAGGCAAGCGTCATGCGGTCATGACTGCTGTTGCCATCATTGAACCAAATGGATTGGAAACGACATTTGTAGAAGAAACAGCTGTTGTATTCCATACTTTATCACAGGAGCTTATAGAAGCGTATGTAGCCTCTGGAGATTCTTATGATAAGGCAGGCGGTTATGGGATTCAAACAGTTGGTACCCTTTTAGTTGAGCGAATTGAAGGAGATTATAACAATGTTGTGGGCTTACCACTTGCAGCGTTGTTCGCGCAATTGGTAGCACGACGAATTATCCAATTTGCGAAGGAGTGA
- the radC gene encoding RadC family protein, which translates to MIRDVHLADRPRERLLRQGAKSLSNQELLAILLRTGTKEESVLVLANRVLSTFERLHQLKHATIEEMVAIKGIGEVKAIQILAAIELGRRLSQKQNDDKYTVRSPQDAAAYLMPDMTSLSQEHFVVLFLDVKNQIIHKKTIFIGGLNASIVHPREIFREAVKRSAASIICAHNHPSGVPTPSPEDIEVTKRIQEAGFIIGIELLDHIIIGDHQFTSLKEKGYF; encoded by the coding sequence ATGATTCGCGACGTTCATTTAGCAGATCGACCTCGGGAAAGACTATTACGGCAAGGTGCTAAGAGCTTATCCAATCAGGAGCTACTGGCTATATTACTGAGGACAGGCACGAAGGAAGAATCTGTTCTTGTCCTTGCCAATCGTGTTTTAAGTACATTTGAACGTTTACATCAATTAAAACATGCAACAATTGAAGAAATGGTCGCCATAAAGGGTATTGGAGAGGTAAAGGCAATTCAAATATTAGCCGCAATCGAACTCGGAAGGCGCTTGTCTCAAAAGCAAAATGATGATAAATATACGGTTCGTTCTCCGCAAGACGCCGCTGCTTACCTTATGCCTGATATGACCTCTTTAAGTCAGGAACATTTTGTTGTCCTTTTTCTTGATGTGAAAAATCAAATCATTCATAAAAAGACGATTTTTATCGGGGGGTTGAATGCCTCCATTGTGCATCCGAGGGAAATCTTTCGTGAGGCTGTAAAGCGCTCTGCTGCCTCAATTATTTGTGCTCATAATCACCCAAGTGGTGTGCCGACACCGAGTCCAGAAGATATTGAGGTAACGAAAAGAATTCAGGAAGCTGGTTTTATTATTGGTATTGAGTTACTGGATCATATCATCATCGGTGACCACCAGTTTACTAGCTTAAAAGAAAAAGGTTATTTTTAG
- a CDS encoding rod shape-determining protein, with protein sequence MFGLGSKDVGIDLGTANTLVFIKGKGIVLREPSVVAKNTKTGDIVAVGNDAKNMIGRTPGSIVAIRPMKDGVIADYDITTAMIEYYLKEACKNSGGNWKKPNVMICVPYGITSVEQRAVIDASRQAGAKEAFTIEEPFAAAIGANLPVWDPTGSMVVDIGGGTTEVAVISLGGIVTSESVRIGGDAMDQSIISYIRKSYNLTIGERTAEAVKMEIGTAFAEGPEEKMEIRGRDLLTGLPKTIEISSQEISDSLREAVSSIIDGVRKTLEQTPPELSADVMERGIVLTGGGALLTNLDKVISRETNMPVFIAEDPLDCVAIGTGKALDHIDLIRQQQVKG encoded by the coding sequence TTGTTTGGATTAGGTAGTAAAGATGTCGGGATTGACCTTGGCACAGCGAATACATTAGTTTTTATTAAAGGGAAGGGGATCGTTTTACGCGAGCCTTCAGTAGTAGCAAAAAACACAAAAACAGGAGACATCGTTGCAGTTGGTAATGATGCGAAAAATATGATTGGCCGTACACCTGGATCAATCGTGGCGATTCGTCCGATGAAAGATGGCGTTATTGCTGATTATGATATTACAACAGCGATGATTGAATATTATTTAAAAGAAGCTTGTAAAAATTCTGGCGGAAATTGGAAAAAACCGAATGTAATGATTTGTGTGCCATACGGTATTACATCGGTAGAGCAACGTGCAGTTATCGATGCTTCTCGTCAAGCTGGTGCAAAAGAAGCCTTTACAATTGAAGAACCATTTGCAGCTGCTATTGGAGCAAACTTACCTGTTTGGGATCCAACTGGTTCTATGGTTGTTGATATCGGTGGCGGTACAACTGAAGTAGCAGTAATCTCTTTAGGTGGTATTGTGACAAGTGAATCTGTACGTATTGGCGGGGATGCTATGGATCAATCAATCATTTCATATATCCGTAAATCGTATAACTTAACAATTGGTGAACGTACTGCAGAAGCAGTTAAAATGGAAATTGGGACAGCATTCGCTGAAGGCCCAGAAGAGAAAATGGAAATTAGAGGTCGTGACCTTTTAACAGGTTTACCAAAAACAATTGAGATTTCGTCTCAGGAAATTTCAGATTCATTGCGTGAAGCGGTATCGTCAATTATTGACGGTGTACGTAAAACGTTAGAACAAACACCTCCAGAATTATCTGCAGACGTGATGGAGCGAGGTATTGTGTTAACTGGTGGTGGCGCATTGTTAACGAATTTAGACAAAGTTATTAGCCGTGAAACAAATATGCCTGTATTTATTGCAGAAGATCCATTAGACTGTGTAGCTATTGGAACAGGTAAAGCTCTAGATCATATTGATCTAATTCGTCAACAACAAGTAAAAGGGTAA
- the mreC gene encoding rod shape-determining protein MreC, with amino-acid sequence MPHFFFNKKLILLLVGMVFLVALISFSLRDRTNATLPEQIIKDTVGVAQSIVAKPANYIAGIFNNIDSLLNTYEENKRLKARLEDFAAVQAEALVLKSENEKLLELTKSESLKAFNPIQATVIARNPDQWEEKIILDKGSSHGVEKNMAVMTAKGLIGKITLVTPFTSEVELLYTNNPNYRVSAMVLGEKEAYGLIEGFDKERNELIMKRIDSSLNVKEGEKVVSSGLGGIFPKGVPIGEITEVSTDDFGLTKMAYVKPSADFSLLENVVIAKRSLTVIDGSDGEATNEDLTNPQKVTEEGEK; translated from the coding sequence ATGCCACATTTTTTTTTCAATAAGAAATTAATACTGCTATTAGTGGGCATGGTTTTTCTTGTGGCATTGATTAGCTTCTCATTACGAGATCGGACGAACGCAACTTTACCAGAGCAAATTATTAAAGATACTGTCGGCGTCGCGCAATCTATTGTTGCGAAGCCGGCGAATTACATAGCTGGTATTTTTAATAATATTGACTCCCTCTTAAACACGTACGAAGAAAACAAACGTTTAAAAGCACGCTTAGAAGATTTTGCAGCTGTACAAGCCGAAGCATTGGTATTAAAATCTGAAAATGAAAAGCTATTAGAACTTACAAAGTCAGAAAGTTTAAAGGCGTTTAATCCTATTCAAGCAACGGTTATTGCTAGAAATCCAGACCAATGGGAAGAAAAGATTATTTTAGATAAAGGTTCATCCCATGGTGTAGAAAAAAATATGGCAGTTATGACAGCGAAAGGGCTAATCGGTAAAATTACGTTAGTGACTCCTTTCACCTCTGAGGTTGAGCTTTTATATACAAATAATCCTAATTATCGTGTGTCAGCGATGGTTTTAGGAGAAAAAGAAGCATACGGTTTAATCGAGGGCTTTGATAAAGAACGAAATGAACTCATTATGAAGCGAATCGATTCTAGCTTAAATGTGAAGGAAGGCGAAAAAGTAGTTTCTTCAGGTTTAGGTGGTATTTTCCCTAAAGGTGTACCAATCGGAGAAATTACGGAAGTTAGCACAGATGATTTTGGCTTAACGAAAATGGCTTATGTAAAACCATCTGCTGATTTTTCTCTATTAGAAAATGTTGTTATCGCAAAACGATCATTAACAGTTATTGATGGTTCTGACGGAGAAGCAACGAATGAAGATTTAACAAATCCACAAAAGGTTACTGAAGAGGGGGAAAAGTAA
- the mreD gene encoding rod shape-determining protein MreD, with product MVRFLIPSVAVLLFLLEPEFAMLSPIEVGGHVYYLVPRFLILYLIFISIYYSRQRAVMYGLFFGVLYDVFYIDIIGLYSVLYPLICFLAGSIVKIIHQHLVVTTTISVVLVAILEFVLYQFFYLIAFTTIPLTDFLQSRLLPTIIANTLFLMILGWAFKYLINARVLQRAREVS from the coding sequence ATGGTTCGGTTTCTTATTCCCTCTGTTGCAGTATTGCTATTTTTACTAGAACCAGAGTTTGCTATGCTGTCACCGATTGAAGTGGGCGGGCATGTCTATTATCTAGTACCTCGATTTCTAATTCTATACTTAATATTTATATCCATCTATTACAGCCGTCAACGAGCGGTAATGTATGGACTTTTTTTTGGTGTCTTGTATGATGTGTTTTACATTGATATTATTGGATTATACTCGGTACTATATCCGCTAATTTGTTTTTTAGCAGGGTCTATCGTGAAAATAATTCATCAGCACTTAGTTGTGACTACAACTATTTCAGTTGTTTTAGTAGCAATTTTAGAATTCGTACTTTATCAATTCTTCTATCTAATCGCTTTTACAACGATACCGTTAACGGATTTCTTACAATCACGACTACTGCCAACAATCATTGCGAATACGTTATTTTTAATGATTCTTGGTTGGGCCTTCAAGTATCTAATTAATGCGCGTGTCTTACAGAGAGCACGTGAAGTTTCTTAA
- the minC gene encoding septum site-determining protein MinC: protein MKKQLVNMKGTKDGFVLRLDDQCSYADLVEELKRKVSEGGIDGKVDVQLHLGYRYCSDEQVKELVKIVQESEQLVVAKVQSEVLTVHESNKKMIESQQDTYVGVVRSGQVLRASGDIVIVGNVNPNGRVEAGGNVYVLGRLKGIVHAGVHGNREAIIAASRLEATHIMIADQVEAMSDEHVKAINQADMACAFIGYDGRIAYDQIHALKNIRPLLNVSKGGS from the coding sequence ATGAAAAAACAATTAGTTAATATGAAGGGAACAAAGGATGGTTTTGTTCTTCGTTTAGACGATCAATGTTCGTATGCCGATTTAGTAGAAGAGCTAAAGCGAAAAGTTTCAGAAGGCGGTATCGATGGTAAAGTAGATGTACAATTACATTTAGGCTATCGATACTGTTCAGATGAACAAGTAAAAGAGTTAGTGAAAATTGTTCAAGAATCAGAACAATTAGTAGTAGCAAAAGTGCAAAGTGAAGTACTGACTGTCCATGAGAGCAACAAGAAAATGATAGAAAGCCAACAAGATACATATGTAGGAGTGGTCAGATCGGGACAAGTTCTACGTGCCTCAGGGGATATAGTAATTGTGGGGAATGTGAATCCGAATGGACGGGTAGAAGCTGGTGGTAATGTATACGTCCTTGGCAGACTAAAGGGAATTGTACATGCAGGTGTACATGGAAATAGGGAAGCAATCATTGCTGCCTCTCGTTTAGAAGCCACACATATTATGATTGCTGATCAGGTTGAAGCAATGTCAGATGAACATGTAAAAGCTATCAATCAAGCAGACATGGCTTGTGCATTTATCGGCTATGATGGGCGTATTGCGTACGATCAAATTCATGCGTTAAAAAATATTCGACCATTATTAAATGTGTCTAAGGGAGGAAGCTAG
- the minD gene encoding septum site-determining protein MinD, which translates to MGEAIVITSGKGGVGKTTTTANLGTALALQGKKVCLVDTDIGLRNLDVILGLENRIIYDLVDVVEGRCKIHQALIKDKRVDDKLFLLPAAQTTDKNAVTPEQMESLVEELKRDYDYVLIDCPAGIEQGYRNAVAGADHAIVVTTPEISAVRDADRIIGLLEQEEITAPKLIINRIRQHMMKNGDTLDVNEITTHLSIDLLGIIVDSEGVISSSNKGEPVVMDPTNKASLGYRNIARRILGESVPLMAIEDEHRGMFSKLKALFSR; encoded by the coding sequence GTGGGAGAAGCGATCGTCATAACTTCAGGTAAGGGCGGTGTCGGTAAAACGACAACAACGGCTAACCTCGGGACTGCATTGGCTCTACAAGGGAAAAAAGTATGTTTAGTAGATACAGATATTGGCTTGAGAAATTTAGATGTGATTCTAGGTCTCGAAAACCGTATTATTTATGATTTAGTTGATGTTGTTGAAGGACGTTGCAAAATCCATCAAGCATTGATTAAAGATAAACGTGTAGATGATAAACTATTTTTATTACCTGCTGCTCAAACGACAGATAAAAATGCTGTCACACCTGAGCAAATGGAGAGCTTAGTAGAGGAATTAAAGAGAGACTATGATTATGTTTTAATAGATTGCCCTGCTGGTATTGAGCAAGGTTATCGCAATGCGGTAGCAGGTGCAGACCATGCAATCGTTGTAACAACACCAGAAATTTCTGCTGTACGGGATGCAGACCGAATTATTGGACTGCTTGAACAAGAAGAAATTACAGCTCCTAAACTTATTATTAATCGTATTCGTCAGCATATGATGAAAAACGGCGATACACTGGACGTCAATGAAATTACAACACATTTGTCCATTGATTTATTAGGCATTATTGTTGATAGTGAAGGTGTTATCTCATCCTCAAATAAAGGTGAGCCAGTCGTTATGGATCCAACGAATAAGGCATCTTTAGGTTACCGTAATATTGCCCGTCGCATATTAGGTGAATCTGTGCCATTAATGGCCATTGAGGACGAGCATCGTGGAATGTTCTCAAAACTTAAAGCATTATTTTCAAGATAA
- a CDS encoding M23 family metallopeptidase gives MFKKWKWIVMILLVAAIMLMIRLEDQGVMETPVRKLVTTSADLTYLSELGKSLLKKEEETIMVSSDIGQTELLTFSNAQVFKEGFLLQYDVGLPVYAGQSGLVVFTGHTKYTGKTMTVSYEDGTTVSYGMLDSLAQLPYTTIQANDLIGMKQTGQLYISIEKDKKHLNLEEIVQWLETTENDEG, from the coding sequence TTGTTTAAAAAATGGAAATGGATTGTCATGATATTACTTGTGGCTGCAATTATGCTTATGATTCGCTTAGAAGATCAAGGCGTAATGGAAACACCTGTGCGAAAGCTTGTAACGACATCAGCAGATTTAACATATTTAAGTGAGCTCGGAAAAAGTCTGCTGAAAAAAGAGGAAGAAACGATAATGGTTTCCAGTGATATAGGGCAAACTGAACTATTAACGTTTTCAAATGCGCAAGTTTTTAAAGAGGGGTTTTTATTACAATATGATGTGGGCCTCCCTGTATATGCGGGCCAAAGTGGGCTCGTTGTTTTTACAGGTCATACAAAATATACTGGTAAAACGATGACAGTTAGCTATGAGGATGGTACAACTGTCTCTTATGGGATGCTTGATAGTTTAGCACAGTTACCATATACAACAATACAGGCCAACGACTTGATCGGTATGAAGCAGACTGGACAACTCTATATTTCGATTGAGAAAGATAAAAAGCATTTAAATTTAGAAGAAATTGTGCAGTGGCTTGAAACGACGGAGAACGATGAAGGTTAA
- a CDS encoding stage IV sporulation protein FB — protein MKVKLHLLCIPLILLMIFSGQIAYYAIILTSLLWHEAGHILAAVLCGVKIKSCVIAPYGGEIEFENPAAVQASSLLWIALGGPIATILGIGLAFSMPDLIAIRLVNVQLVLLVINLIPIIPLDGGRILLACLFLFYPSVRVFEYYYSLSLIFASILFIVTLGNLPQSIFLAVLCLFIWLQVLKEWNYRKYRLAFEKYVMNRLT, from the coding sequence ATGAAGGTTAAATTGCATTTACTTTGTATCCCTCTGATTCTGTTAATGATTTTCAGTGGCCAGATCGCTTATTATGCAATTATTTTAACTTCTTTGCTATGGCATGAAGCGGGCCATATATTGGCTGCGGTGCTTTGTGGCGTGAAAATAAAATCATGTGTGATCGCACCCTATGGAGGGGAAATAGAATTTGAAAATCCAGCAGCTGTGCAGGCATCTTCACTACTTTGGATTGCACTAGGAGGTCCAATCGCCACAATACTGGGGATTGGTCTTGCTTTTTCTATGCCAGATTTAATTGCCATTCGACTTGTCAATGTGCAGCTAGTATTACTAGTAATTAATTTAATACCCATCATTCCGTTAGATGGTGGAAGGATACTTTTGGCCTGTTTATTTTTATTTTATCCAAGTGTGAGAGTTTTTGAATATTATTATTCGCTTTCTCTTATTTTTGCCTCTATACTATTCATAGTAACTTTAGGAAATTTACCACAATCCATTTTTTTAGCTGTTCTGTGCCTATTTATATGGTTGCAAGTACTAAAAGAATGGAACTATCGAAAGTACCGTTTAGCATTTGAGAAATATGTAATGAACAGGTTGACTTGA
- the rplU gene encoding 50S ribosomal protein L21: MYAIIETGGKQIKVEAGQEIYVEKLGVEADEVVTFDKVLFVGGENVKVGAPFVEGATVTAKAVKEGRQKKIVVFKLKAKKNYRRKQGHRQPYTKLVVESINA, encoded by the coding sequence ATGTACGCAATTATTGAAACTGGTGGTAAACAAATCAAAGTAGAAGCTGGTCAAGAAATCTATGTTGAGAAATTAGGCGTAGAAGCTGACGAGGTTGTAACTTTCGATAAAGTTCTATTCGTAGGTGGCGAAAACGTTAAAGTTGGAGCTCCATTCGTAGAAGGCGCTACAGTAACAGCTAAAGCTGTGAAAGAAGGCCGTCAAAAGAAAATCGTTGTTTTCAAATTGAAAGCTAAAAAGAACTACCGTCGTAAACAAGGTCACCGTCAACCTTATACAAAATTAGTTGTTGAATCAATCAATGCTTAA
- a CDS encoding ribosomal-processing cysteine protease Prp produces MIKVTIHHDENRHVSAFEFSGHAEYDESGKDLVCAGASTIAIGTVNAIYALLQLQPEVEQAAEGGGYLKVNLPTDLEPEIDTKLQLIVQVMTAQVYSMVQNYGQYIQINYNQVGGGTE; encoded by the coding sequence TTGATAAAAGTTACGATACATCATGATGAAAACAGACATGTGTCTGCATTTGAATTTTCAGGACATGCTGAGTACGACGAATCTGGAAAAGATTTAGTATGTGCAGGTGCATCTACCATTGCCATCGGTACGGTGAATGCGATTTATGCATTACTACAATTGCAACCAGAAGTTGAACAAGCAGCTGAAGGTGGAGGTTATCTTAAGGTAAATTTACCGACAGATTTAGAGCCTGAAATTGATACAAAACTACAATTAATTGTCCAAGTAATGACTGCTCAAGTGTATTCTATGGTGCAAAATTACGGACAATATATCCAAATCAACTACAACCAAGTAGGAGGTGGAACAGAATGA
- the rpmA gene encoding 50S ribosomal protein L27, translated as MKLLLALDLQLFASKKGVGSTKNGRDSESKRLGAKRADGQFVTGGSILYRQRGTKIYPGTNVGRGGDDTLFAKVDGVVKFERLGRDRKQVSVYPATQEA; from the coding sequence ATGAAATTGTTATTAGCATTAGACCTTCAACTTTTCGCATCGAAAAAAGGGGTAGGTTCTACAAAAAACGGACGTGACTCTGAGTCTAAACGTCTTGGCGCTAAACGTGCTGATGGCCAATTTGTAACTGGTGGTTCTATTCTTTACCGTCAACGCGGTACAAAAATTTACCCAGGTACAAACGTAGGTCGTGGTGGCGATGATACACTATTTGCTAAAGTTGATGGCGTTGTTAAATTCGAACGCTTAGGTCGCGATCGCAAACAAGTATCTGTATACCCAGCTACACAAGAAGCTTAA